The following proteins are encoded in a genomic region of Candidatus Hydrogenedens sp.:
- a CDS encoding DNA methyltransferase, whose product MEINKVHLGDCIKIMQNMPDNCIDLVFADPPFNIGIKYDVHNDNMPYEEYYNWSMQWISECYRLLKKNGSIYIAIGDEFAGEISIILKKTGFYFRNWIIWYYTFGQNQRKKFNRAHTHILYFTKDKEKFTFNDKDIRIPSARQIVYRDKRANPIGKIPDDVWQFSRVCGTFKERIGSHPCQMPEDLLELIIKTSSNMGDIILDPFGGTGTTSAVAKKLNRKYITIEISKKYYEIILKRLNGEIKEMKKNNKAETLYQKFLFDFDY is encoded by the coding sequence ATGGAAATTAATAAAGTTCATTTAGGAGATTGCATAAAGATAATGCAAAATATGCCAGATAACTGTATTGACCTAGTGTTTGCAGACCCTCCTTTTAACATTGGGATAAAATATGATGTGCATAACGATAATATGCCTTATGAAGAATACTATAACTGGTCAATGCAATGGATAAGCGAATGTTATAGATTATTAAAAAAGAATGGAAGTATCTATATCGCTATTGGAGATGAGTTTGCCGGTGAAATAAGTATTATCCTAAAGAAAACAGGTTTCTATTTTAGAAACTGGATTATTTGGTATTACACTTTTGGACAAAATCAACGGAAGAAATTTAATCGGGCTCATACACATATTTTGTATTTCACCAAAGACAAGGAAAAATTTACATTTAATGATAAGGATATAAGAATTCCATCTGCAAGACAGATTGTTTATAGAGACAAAAGAGCAAATCCGATTGGCAAGATTCCTGACGATGTTTGGCAATTTTCAAGAGTATGTGGAACATTTAAAGAGCGAATAGGAAGTCATCCGTGTCAGATGCCAGAAGATTTATTGGAATTGATAATAAAAACAAGCTCTAATATGGGGGATATTATATTAGACCCCTTCGGAGGAACAGGAACAACCTCCGCCGTAGCTAAAAAGTTAAATCGGAAATATATTACTATAGAAATTTCAAAAAAATATTACGAGATTATCTTAAAAAGATTAAACGGTGAAATAAAAGAAATGAAAAAGAACAACAAGGCAGAAACACTTTATCAAAAATTTTTATTCGATTTT